The following proteins are co-located in the Tripterygium wilfordii isolate XIE 37 chromosome 2, ASM1340144v1, whole genome shotgun sequence genome:
- the LOC120008135 gene encoding axial regulator YABBY 5 isoform X8, protein MSLDMASERVCYVHCNFCNTILAVSVPSSSMSTIVTVRCGHCANLLSVNMMGASLQTLPLQEAQNLEGLTKECSGSSSRCNTKYGTIEPPRELHQPNGHRIPPIRQKRQRVPSAYNRFIKEEIQRIKASNPDISHREAFSTAAKNWAHFPHIHFGLKLDGSNKSSGFTAEATQKSNGFFEINGTL, encoded by the exons atgtcTCTGGACATGGCATCTGAACGTGTTTGTTATGTTCACTGCAACTTCTGCAACACCATTTTAGCG GTGAGTGTTCCATCAAGCAGTATGTCGACGATTGTGACTGTGAGATGTGGGCATTGTGCCAATTTGTTGTCTGTAAACATGATGGGAGCCTCTCTTCAAACACTTCCTCTTCAAGAAGCCCAG AACCTTGAAGGTTTAACAAAGGAATGTAGCGGGTCATCTTCAAGATGCAACACTAAGTATGGTACTATTGAGCCTCCCAGGGAGCTTCATCAACCTAATGGTCATAGAATCCCTCCCATTCGCC AGAAAAGACAACGTGTCCCATCCGCCTATAACAGGTTTATTAA gGAGGAAATCCAAAGGATTAAGGCTAGTAATCCTGACATCAGTCACAGAGAGGCTTTCAGCACTGCTGCCAAAAAT TGGGCACATTTTCCTCACATTCACTTCGGACTAAAGCTGGATGGCAGTAACAAGTCTAGTGGATTCACTGCAGAAGCCACTCAGAAATCCAATGGATTCTTCGAAATCAACGGTACCCTGTGA
- the LOC120008135 gene encoding putative axial regulator YABBY 2 isoform X6 yields the protein MSLDMASERVCYVHCNFCNTILAVSVPSSSMSTIVTVRCGHCANLLSVNMMGASLQTLPLQEAQNLEGLTKECSGSSSRCNTKYGTIEPPRELHQPNGHRIPPIRPPEKRQRVPSAYNRFIKEEIQRIKASNPDISHREAFSTAAKNWAHFPHIHFGLKLDGSNKSSGFTAEATQKSNGFFEINGTL from the exons atgtcTCTGGACATGGCATCTGAACGTGTTTGTTATGTTCACTGCAACTTCTGCAACACCATTTTAGCG GTGAGTGTTCCATCAAGCAGTATGTCGACGATTGTGACTGTGAGATGTGGGCATTGTGCCAATTTGTTGTCTGTAAACATGATGGGAGCCTCTCTTCAAACACTTCCTCTTCAAGAAGCCCAG AACCTTGAAGGTTTAACAAAGGAATGTAGCGGGTCATCTTCAAGATGCAACACTAAGTATGGTACTATTGAGCCTCCCAGGGAGCTTCATCAACCTAATGGTCATAGAATCCCTCCCATTCGCC CCCCAGAGAAAAGACAACGTGTCCCATCCGCCTATAACAGGTTTATTAA gGAGGAAATCCAAAGGATTAAGGCTAGTAATCCTGACATCAGTCACAGAGAGGCTTTCAGCACTGCTGCCAAAAAT TGGGCACATTTTCCTCACATTCACTTCGGACTAAAGCTGGATGGCAGTAACAAGTCTAGTGGATTCACTGCAGAAGCCACTCAGAAATCCAATGGATTCTTCGAAATCAACGGTACCCTGTGA
- the LOC120008135 gene encoding putative axial regulator YABBY 2 isoform X5, with product MSLDMASERVCYVHCNFCNTILAVSVPSSSMSTIVTVRCGHCANLLSVNMMGASLQTLPLQEAQKMQNLEGLTKECSGSSSRCNTKYGTIEPPRELHQPNGHRIPPIRQKRQRVPSAYNRFIKEEIQRIKASNPDISHREAFSTAAKNWAHFPHIHFGLKLDGSNKSSGFTAEATQKSNGFFEINGTL from the exons atgtcTCTGGACATGGCATCTGAACGTGTTTGTTATGTTCACTGCAACTTCTGCAACACCATTTTAGCG GTGAGTGTTCCATCAAGCAGTATGTCGACGATTGTGACTGTGAGATGTGGGCATTGTGCCAATTTGTTGTCTGTAAACATGATGGGAGCCTCTCTTCAAACACTTCCTCTTCAAGAAGCCCAG AAGATGCAGAACCTTGAAGGTTTAACAAAGGAATGTAGCGGGTCATCTTCAAGATGCAACACTAAGTATGGTACTATTGAGCCTCCCAGGGAGCTTCATCAACCTAATGGTCATAGAATCCCTCCCATTCGCC AGAAAAGACAACGTGTCCCATCCGCCTATAACAGGTTTATTAA gGAGGAAATCCAAAGGATTAAGGCTAGTAATCCTGACATCAGTCACAGAGAGGCTTTCAGCACTGCTGCCAAAAAT TGGGCACATTTTCCTCACATTCACTTCGGACTAAAGCTGGATGGCAGTAACAAGTCTAGTGGATTCACTGCAGAAGCCACTCAGAAATCCAATGGATTCTTCGAAATCAACGGTACCCTGTGA
- the LOC120008135 gene encoding putative axial regulator YABBY 2 isoform X3 codes for MSLDMASERVCYVHCNFCNTILAVSVPSSSMSTIVTVRCGHCANLLSVNMMGASLQTLPLQEAQLQKMQNLEGLTKECSGSSSRCNTKYGTIEPPRELHQPNGHRIPPIRQKRQRVPSAYNRFIKEEIQRIKASNPDISHREAFSTAAKNWAHFPHIHFGLKLDGSNKSSGFTAEATQKSNGFFEINGTL; via the exons atgtcTCTGGACATGGCATCTGAACGTGTTTGTTATGTTCACTGCAACTTCTGCAACACCATTTTAGCG GTGAGTGTTCCATCAAGCAGTATGTCGACGATTGTGACTGTGAGATGTGGGCATTGTGCCAATTTGTTGTCTGTAAACATGATGGGAGCCTCTCTTCAAACACTTCCTCTTCAAGAAGCCCAG ttgCAGAAGATGCAGAACCTTGAAGGTTTAACAAAGGAATGTAGCGGGTCATCTTCAAGATGCAACACTAAGTATGGTACTATTGAGCCTCCCAGGGAGCTTCATCAACCTAATGGTCATAGAATCCCTCCCATTCGCC AGAAAAGACAACGTGTCCCATCCGCCTATAACAGGTTTATTAA gGAGGAAATCCAAAGGATTAAGGCTAGTAATCCTGACATCAGTCACAGAGAGGCTTTCAGCACTGCTGCCAAAAAT TGGGCACATTTTCCTCACATTCACTTCGGACTAAAGCTGGATGGCAGTAACAAGTCTAGTGGATTCACTGCAGAAGCCACTCAGAAATCCAATGGATTCTTCGAAATCAACGGTACCCTGTGA
- the LOC120008135 gene encoding putative axial regulator YABBY 2 isoform X1, whose protein sequence is MSLDMASERVCYVHCNFCNTILAVSVPSSSMSTIVTVRCGHCANLLSVNMMGASLQTLPLQEAQLQKMQNLEGLTKECSGSSSRCNTKYGTIEPPRELHQPNGHRIPPIRPPEKRQRVPSAYNRFIKEEIQRIKASNPDISHREAFSTAAKNWAHFPHIHFGLKLDGSNKSSGFTAEATQKSNGFFEINGTL, encoded by the exons atgtcTCTGGACATGGCATCTGAACGTGTTTGTTATGTTCACTGCAACTTCTGCAACACCATTTTAGCG GTGAGTGTTCCATCAAGCAGTATGTCGACGATTGTGACTGTGAGATGTGGGCATTGTGCCAATTTGTTGTCTGTAAACATGATGGGAGCCTCTCTTCAAACACTTCCTCTTCAAGAAGCCCAG ttgCAGAAGATGCAGAACCTTGAAGGTTTAACAAAGGAATGTAGCGGGTCATCTTCAAGATGCAACACTAAGTATGGTACTATTGAGCCTCCCAGGGAGCTTCATCAACCTAATGGTCATAGAATCCCTCCCATTCGCC CCCCAGAGAAAAGACAACGTGTCCCATCCGCCTATAACAGGTTTATTAA gGAGGAAATCCAAAGGATTAAGGCTAGTAATCCTGACATCAGTCACAGAGAGGCTTTCAGCACTGCTGCCAAAAAT TGGGCACATTTTCCTCACATTCACTTCGGACTAAAGCTGGATGGCAGTAACAAGTCTAGTGGATTCACTGCAGAAGCCACTCAGAAATCCAATGGATTCTTCGAAATCAACGGTACCCTGTGA
- the LOC120008135 gene encoding putative axial regulator YABBY 2 isoform X4 yields the protein MSLDMASERVCYVHCNFCNTILAVSVPSSSMSTIVTVRCGHCANLLSVNMMGASLQTLPLQEAQMQNLEGLTKECSGSSSRCNTKYGTIEPPRELHQPNGHRIPPIRPPEKRQRVPSAYNRFIKEEIQRIKASNPDISHREAFSTAAKNWAHFPHIHFGLKLDGSNKSSGFTAEATQKSNGFFEINGTL from the exons atgtcTCTGGACATGGCATCTGAACGTGTTTGTTATGTTCACTGCAACTTCTGCAACACCATTTTAGCG GTGAGTGTTCCATCAAGCAGTATGTCGACGATTGTGACTGTGAGATGTGGGCATTGTGCCAATTTGTTGTCTGTAAACATGATGGGAGCCTCTCTTCAAACACTTCCTCTTCAAGAAGCCCAG ATGCAGAACCTTGAAGGTTTAACAAAGGAATGTAGCGGGTCATCTTCAAGATGCAACACTAAGTATGGTACTATTGAGCCTCCCAGGGAGCTTCATCAACCTAATGGTCATAGAATCCCTCCCATTCGCC CCCCAGAGAAAAGACAACGTGTCCCATCCGCCTATAACAGGTTTATTAA gGAGGAAATCCAAAGGATTAAGGCTAGTAATCCTGACATCAGTCACAGAGAGGCTTTCAGCACTGCTGCCAAAAAT TGGGCACATTTTCCTCACATTCACTTCGGACTAAAGCTGGATGGCAGTAACAAGTCTAGTGGATTCACTGCAGAAGCCACTCAGAAATCCAATGGATTCTTCGAAATCAACGGTACCCTGTGA
- the LOC120008135 gene encoding axial regulator YABBY 5 isoform X7 gives MSLDMASERVCYVHCNFCNTILAVSVPSSSMSTIVTVRCGHCANLLSVNMMGASLQTLPLQEAQMQNLEGLTKECSGSSSRCNTKYGTIEPPRELHQPNGHRIPPIRQKRQRVPSAYNRFIKEEIQRIKASNPDISHREAFSTAAKNWAHFPHIHFGLKLDGSNKSSGFTAEATQKSNGFFEINGTL, from the exons atgtcTCTGGACATGGCATCTGAACGTGTTTGTTATGTTCACTGCAACTTCTGCAACACCATTTTAGCG GTGAGTGTTCCATCAAGCAGTATGTCGACGATTGTGACTGTGAGATGTGGGCATTGTGCCAATTTGTTGTCTGTAAACATGATGGGAGCCTCTCTTCAAACACTTCCTCTTCAAGAAGCCCAG ATGCAGAACCTTGAAGGTTTAACAAAGGAATGTAGCGGGTCATCTTCAAGATGCAACACTAAGTATGGTACTATTGAGCCTCCCAGGGAGCTTCATCAACCTAATGGTCATAGAATCCCTCCCATTCGCC AGAAAAGACAACGTGTCCCATCCGCCTATAACAGGTTTATTAA gGAGGAAATCCAAAGGATTAAGGCTAGTAATCCTGACATCAGTCACAGAGAGGCTTTCAGCACTGCTGCCAAAAAT TGGGCACATTTTCCTCACATTCACTTCGGACTAAAGCTGGATGGCAGTAACAAGTCTAGTGGATTCACTGCAGAAGCCACTCAGAAATCCAATGGATTCTTCGAAATCAACGGTACCCTGTGA
- the LOC120008135 gene encoding putative axial regulator YABBY 2 isoform X2, translating to MSLDMASERVCYVHCNFCNTILAVSVPSSSMSTIVTVRCGHCANLLSVNMMGASLQTLPLQEAQKMQNLEGLTKECSGSSSRCNTKYGTIEPPRELHQPNGHRIPPIRPPEKRQRVPSAYNRFIKEEIQRIKASNPDISHREAFSTAAKNWAHFPHIHFGLKLDGSNKSSGFTAEATQKSNGFFEINGTL from the exons atgtcTCTGGACATGGCATCTGAACGTGTTTGTTATGTTCACTGCAACTTCTGCAACACCATTTTAGCG GTGAGTGTTCCATCAAGCAGTATGTCGACGATTGTGACTGTGAGATGTGGGCATTGTGCCAATTTGTTGTCTGTAAACATGATGGGAGCCTCTCTTCAAACACTTCCTCTTCAAGAAGCCCAG AAGATGCAGAACCTTGAAGGTTTAACAAAGGAATGTAGCGGGTCATCTTCAAGATGCAACACTAAGTATGGTACTATTGAGCCTCCCAGGGAGCTTCATCAACCTAATGGTCATAGAATCCCTCCCATTCGCC CCCCAGAGAAAAGACAACGTGTCCCATCCGCCTATAACAGGTTTATTAA gGAGGAAATCCAAAGGATTAAGGCTAGTAATCCTGACATCAGTCACAGAGAGGCTTTCAGCACTGCTGCCAAAAAT TGGGCACATTTTCCTCACATTCACTTCGGACTAAAGCTGGATGGCAGTAACAAGTCTAGTGGATTCACTGCAGAAGCCACTCAGAAATCCAATGGATTCTTCGAAATCAACGGTACCCTGTGA
- the LOC120008135 gene encoding putative axial regulator YABBY 2 isoform X13 — MSTIVTVRCGHCANLLSVNMMGASLQTLPLQEAQNLEGLTKECSGSSSRCNTKYGTIEPPRELHQPNGHRIPPIRPPEKRQRVPSAYNRFIKEEIQRIKASNPDISHREAFSTAAKNWAHFPHIHFGLKLDGSNKSSGFTAEATQKSNGFFEINGTL, encoded by the exons ATGTCGACGATTGTGACTGTGAGATGTGGGCATTGTGCCAATTTGTTGTCTGTAAACATGATGGGAGCCTCTCTTCAAACACTTCCTCTTCAAGAAGCCCAG AACCTTGAAGGTTTAACAAAGGAATGTAGCGGGTCATCTTCAAGATGCAACACTAAGTATGGTACTATTGAGCCTCCCAGGGAGCTTCATCAACCTAATGGTCATAGAATCCCTCCCATTCGCC CCCCAGAGAAAAGACAACGTGTCCCATCCGCCTATAACAGGTTTATTAA gGAGGAAATCCAAAGGATTAAGGCTAGTAATCCTGACATCAGTCACAGAGAGGCTTTCAGCACTGCTGCCAAAAAT TGGGCACATTTTCCTCACATTCACTTCGGACTAAAGCTGGATGGCAGTAACAAGTCTAGTGGATTCACTGCAGAAGCCACTCAGAAATCCAATGGATTCTTCGAAATCAACGGTACCCTGTGA
- the LOC120008135 gene encoding putative axial regulator YABBY 2 isoform X9, with translation MSTIVTVRCGHCANLLSVNMMGASLQTLPLQEAQLQKMQNLEGLTKECSGSSSRCNTKYGTIEPPRELHQPNGHRIPPIRPPEKRQRVPSAYNRFIKEEIQRIKASNPDISHREAFSTAAKNWAHFPHIHFGLKLDGSNKSSGFTAEATQKSNGFFEINGTL, from the exons ATGTCGACGATTGTGACTGTGAGATGTGGGCATTGTGCCAATTTGTTGTCTGTAAACATGATGGGAGCCTCTCTTCAAACACTTCCTCTTCAAGAAGCCCAG ttgCAGAAGATGCAGAACCTTGAAGGTTTAACAAAGGAATGTAGCGGGTCATCTTCAAGATGCAACACTAAGTATGGTACTATTGAGCCTCCCAGGGAGCTTCATCAACCTAATGGTCATAGAATCCCTCCCATTCGCC CCCCAGAGAAAAGACAACGTGTCCCATCCGCCTATAACAGGTTTATTAA gGAGGAAATCCAAAGGATTAAGGCTAGTAATCCTGACATCAGTCACAGAGAGGCTTTCAGCACTGCTGCCAAAAAT TGGGCACATTTTCCTCACATTCACTTCGGACTAAAGCTGGATGGCAGTAACAAGTCTAGTGGATTCACTGCAGAAGCCACTCAGAAATCCAATGGATTCTTCGAAATCAACGGTACCCTGTGA
- the LOC120008135 gene encoding putative axial regulator YABBY 2 isoform X11, which yields MSTIVTVRCGHCANLLSVNMMGASLQTLPLQEAQMQNLEGLTKECSGSSSRCNTKYGTIEPPRELHQPNGHRIPPIRPPEKRQRVPSAYNRFIKEEIQRIKASNPDISHREAFSTAAKNWAHFPHIHFGLKLDGSNKSSGFTAEATQKSNGFFEINGTL from the exons ATGTCGACGATTGTGACTGTGAGATGTGGGCATTGTGCCAATTTGTTGTCTGTAAACATGATGGGAGCCTCTCTTCAAACACTTCCTCTTCAAGAAGCCCAG ATGCAGAACCTTGAAGGTTTAACAAAGGAATGTAGCGGGTCATCTTCAAGATGCAACACTAAGTATGGTACTATTGAGCCTCCCAGGGAGCTTCATCAACCTAATGGTCATAGAATCCCTCCCATTCGCC CCCCAGAGAAAAGACAACGTGTCCCATCCGCCTATAACAGGTTTATTAA gGAGGAAATCCAAAGGATTAAGGCTAGTAATCCTGACATCAGTCACAGAGAGGCTTTCAGCACTGCTGCCAAAAAT TGGGCACATTTTCCTCACATTCACTTCGGACTAAAGCTGGATGGCAGTAACAAGTCTAGTGGATTCACTGCAGAAGCCACTCAGAAATCCAATGGATTCTTCGAAATCAACGGTACCCTGTGA
- the LOC120008135 gene encoding putative axial regulator YABBY 2 isoform X12, which yields MSTIVTVRCGHCANLLSVNMMGASLQTLPLQEAQKMQNLEGLTKECSGSSSRCNTKYGTIEPPRELHQPNGHRIPPIRQKRQRVPSAYNRFIKEEIQRIKASNPDISHREAFSTAAKNWAHFPHIHFGLKLDGSNKSSGFTAEATQKSNGFFEINGTL from the exons ATGTCGACGATTGTGACTGTGAGATGTGGGCATTGTGCCAATTTGTTGTCTGTAAACATGATGGGAGCCTCTCTTCAAACACTTCCTCTTCAAGAAGCCCAG AAGATGCAGAACCTTGAAGGTTTAACAAAGGAATGTAGCGGGTCATCTTCAAGATGCAACACTAAGTATGGTACTATTGAGCCTCCCAGGGAGCTTCATCAACCTAATGGTCATAGAATCCCTCCCATTCGCC AGAAAAGACAACGTGTCCCATCCGCCTATAACAGGTTTATTAA gGAGGAAATCCAAAGGATTAAGGCTAGTAATCCTGACATCAGTCACAGAGAGGCTTTCAGCACTGCTGCCAAAAAT TGGGCACATTTTCCTCACATTCACTTCGGACTAAAGCTGGATGGCAGTAACAAGTCTAGTGGATTCACTGCAGAAGCCACTCAGAAATCCAATGGATTCTTCGAAATCAACGGTACCCTGTGA
- the LOC120008135 gene encoding putative axial regulator YABBY 2 isoform X10, translated as MSTIVTVRCGHCANLLSVNMMGASLQTLPLQEAQKMQNLEGLTKECSGSSSRCNTKYGTIEPPRELHQPNGHRIPPIRPPEKRQRVPSAYNRFIKEEIQRIKASNPDISHREAFSTAAKNWAHFPHIHFGLKLDGSNKSSGFTAEATQKSNGFFEINGTL; from the exons ATGTCGACGATTGTGACTGTGAGATGTGGGCATTGTGCCAATTTGTTGTCTGTAAACATGATGGGAGCCTCTCTTCAAACACTTCCTCTTCAAGAAGCCCAG AAGATGCAGAACCTTGAAGGTTTAACAAAGGAATGTAGCGGGTCATCTTCAAGATGCAACACTAAGTATGGTACTATTGAGCCTCCCAGGGAGCTTCATCAACCTAATGGTCATAGAATCCCTCCCATTCGCC CCCCAGAGAAAAGACAACGTGTCCCATCCGCCTATAACAGGTTTATTAA gGAGGAAATCCAAAGGATTAAGGCTAGTAATCCTGACATCAGTCACAGAGAGGCTTTCAGCACTGCTGCCAAAAAT TGGGCACATTTTCCTCACATTCACTTCGGACTAAAGCTGGATGGCAGTAACAAGTCTAGTGGATTCACTGCAGAAGCCACTCAGAAATCCAATGGATTCTTCGAAATCAACGGTACCCTGTGA